A stretch of DNA from Phycisphaerae bacterium:
TGCGGACTTGAGCAGCGTCTTTCCCGAGAATTGACCGAAAACCGCGGACGCTTCCTTCCCCTCCGCGTCGCGCAACACTGCGGCATCGAGCGTCTCGATGGTGCCGTCGTCCTTGAAGGTGCCATAGGCGAAGGCGGATTTGCCGTCGACCAGTCGCAGGCCGCCAAGGACCTTCGCGGCGGCGTCCGTGTTGATCAAAAAGCCAGTGGGGTTGGAGAGGTCGACCGAATCCTGCCCGTCGCCCCCGAATTGCACGCTTTGGCAACCCGGCCCGCCGAGGATCATGATTCCTCCGAGCATCGCCGTGATGAACTGTCCGCCGATGGAGTAGGGGAGTTTCGCAATCCGCATGGGCGACCTCCTGTCAATGCGAGACGGCGGGAATTGTGCGCGGCCGTGACTCGTCGGTCAAGATAGTGTTTCGGCAGAAAGCAACCGTGGGCGGTTATTTCAACTCATCGCTACATGTCGAGTCGAGATATAGGGAGTCTTCGGTGTCGCCTTCGTGTCACCAATCCACGTCGATACGAACGGATCCGCGCCGCCACCAGGGCCGACACTCATAATACGGGCGATAACGGACGAAGGGGCGATAGATCACCACGGGAGGCGGCGGCCGATAGACCACGACCGGCGGCACGGGGGGCGGCGGGGGCGGACCCTCGAAGACGGGCTCCTCGTAAGCCACTACTTCCTCGACGAACTGCGGCGGCAGTCGACCGACCTTCACGCACGTGGAGTCATCATCCAGAACTTTGCCGGACGTCCGGCAGATCACTTCCCCGCAGACGCGCAAGTCAAAGGGATCTTCGATGAGTGTTTCCCCGAGACGGACGGTTATTTCATCCTCCAGCTCGGCCTCATCATCATCGCAGCGCGACCGAAATTCGAGCGGTGCGGAGACTCGGACGACTTGTTCGGACGCATCCACCAATTCACGACCGCGGTAAAGCGGCGTCAGCACCAGCTCAAACGCGTCCCGGGGATGAACGTCTTCCAGTTCGATCTCATATCGGATTGACAGACACCAGTCGGTTCCCGTCCAGTCGAGTCGCGCGCACAACGAATCCAAATCAGCCTCGGCACAGGACGAGCGGCAATCATCATCGGCCCCGGCCCGTGGAGTCGCCGCAAAAAGCACGAACCCGAATGCCCCTACAGTTGCCAACCTGACGACGTTAGACATGGGAATGCACTCCTTCCGTGCGCCGACCGATTATAGGCCCCGAGAAACGAGACCTGAGTTTAGTACCTATCTGGCAAGACCCATGGGGACACGGAGAAGTTAGGTCGGACCCTCCGTGTAGGCGACAATTCGACTCTGATTGTGCGACTTAGGGGAGCCGCGTGGAACTCTGCCTTTGACCTGAATAATTCGAAAGGTCGGTCTGGCTAGTATTCTGACATGCCGCGGGGCGGACTGGAGATGTCATGAAACGCATAGCAACAGCCCTGGCATTTGGGATTCTGACCACGTCGCTCCTGGCCTCAACCGGGTGCGCCTTCTTCACGACGAAGCGCGTTGCCACAACAGTCGGCAAGCACGTCGTGAAGAAGGGCTATGAAAAGTTCAAGGAAGACCGGGAAGAGAAGAAACGGCAAGAGCAGGAGCAGCGCGTCGAGCAGACGTCTTACGAGGAACCGGAATCACCGGACTCGGCTCGCTGATCCCTACGACCTGCCGCGCATCCGCGCCAGATCCGCCTCCGCCGCGATGTGCCCGAACGCCGGCCAGTACCAGAGGGCCGCGACTCTTTCAAACGTCTCGACGGCCTTGGCCCGGTCGCCGTTGTAAAGATACCAGTTGCCCACGCCGTAGCCCATCGTGACGAGGTCGACGTCACTCGCGTGCGCGACATTCAGCAGGTCCTCGGGCGTCGCCAGCCCCTTGTACATGAGCAGCCGCTTGTGGTAGGCCTGGTTCTCGATGATGTCCATGTCCGGCGTGATCGGCTCCAGCACCTTCGCGGCCTCCTCGTCCCGGTCCATCCGCCGCAGCGTCATGTAGAGCCAATCACTCGCGGCGACGAGGTTGTCGTCGTACTGGCCGCAGTGCTTGAGCGTCTCCTCAAACGCCGCGCGGGCCCCATCGAAATCGCCCTTGAGATATTTGGCGAGTCCGAGGTGGTACCACACGTTGAAGGCCGTCGTCGTCAGGGGGATGTTTCGCGCGTTGGGCATGCCGTCCGGCTCGATCTCATCGGGCTGGCCCGTGATGAGCCGCGAGGCGGTCGTCAGGTCGGCGATGGCCTTGTCGAACTGCCGGATGGTGAGATACCGATGACCGCGATGGCGATAGAGCGGGGCGTACGAGTGGTGGGATTCTATGCCTTTGGAAAAGACCTCAATGGCCTCCGTCATCCGCCACAGGTATGCCAATCTCCTCCCGACCCACACGATCTCCTCGGGATCATTGGGGTGGAGGGCGAGGCGACTGCGCGCGGCCTCCAACTCGGCTTCGAGCCTGGGCCGATCTTCCGCGGGAGGCGTGGCGTACAAAGGCCTGCCGAGGAGGGACAGCGCCTCCGCCGGGCGATAGTCGCTGGGAAAGCGCTTGCTGTCCGTCTGTGGCGGAGGATTCGCTTCGATGCACCCTACGAGCGCCGAAACCAGAATGAGGATGCGATACCTTTTGGGCCGTCTCAATCGCCAGTTC
This window harbors:
- a CDS encoding tetratricopeptide repeat protein, translating into MRRPKRYRILILVSALVGCIEANPPPQTDSKRFPSDYRPAEALSLLGRPLYATPPAEDRPRLEAELEAARSRLALHPNDPEEIVWVGRRLAYLWRMTEAIEVFSKGIESHHSYAPLYRHRGHRYLTIRQFDKAIADLTTASRLITGQPDEIEPDGMPNARNIPLTTTAFNVWYHLGLAKYLKGDFDGARAAFEETLKHCGQYDDNLVAASDWLYMTLRRMDRDEEAAKVLEPITPDMDIIENQAYHKRLLMYKGLATPEDLLNVAHASDVDLVTMGYGVGNWYLYNGDRAKAVETFERVAALWYWPAFGHIAAEADLARMRGRS